The segment CTCAGCGTCCGCGGCCTTGGGTCCCTGAATGGGGTCGCTCCATGGGAGCGATACGATTCGCTGGAGCCCGGGGAATGGAGGTCGAGTGCGTCGCTTCGTTGTACGCTTTTGGTCGGCGTTCGCAACCGCCGCCGTGATCGTGGGGTTGTACCTCGGGGCGGCAGCACTCTCTCTCGAGCTAGTGTTCTGGCTGATTGTGGCGGGCTGTCTCGTGGTCGCAGTGCTCTGGACGGCAGTGCCCTGGATACTGAAGGCGCTCCCCAAGATCCGGGGGTATGACGCGCTACTGAAGCGAACAGGCACGCTGCAGGGCGAGATGGAGGACCTGCGGGCCAACGCCATGCAATTTGCGTCCGTGCGCGATGAGCTGTGGCGAGAGGGGTACGACGACGGCATTCGCGCGGCCCAGGGCGCGGTCCTCGGCTCGACTGCAGACACGCCGTCACTCCTCGCTGTTGCGCTGACCGACGACGGCATCGCGTTCGTTGGGGAGGGGCAGCATTTGCCGACTGTCGGGAGCTGGTTCAGCGTCGTCACCAATTCCACCACCGAGGTCAAGGGGGTGGTTGAGGTCATCGAGTCTGACCCGGCGAGTCGAAAGGTCGTCCTGTTATGTGTCGAGAAACGCAACGAAGAGTACTGGGATCGTCTCGAGGCGAGAGCAGTGATCGATGAAACAGTTCCGCCTGGAACCGTGCTCGCGAAGTTCAGCATTGGACAGCAGCGTGTGCGGCGTGTGGTGCGGCGCGGTGAAGAGGGCATCCAATGAGTGAAGAGAATGTCGTTGCGGTTGGAAAAGTCGCGACGATCATCCGCGACACGGAGATCGCGCTCAACATCGGCAGCGCCGACGGTGTCGAGGAGGGCGACACTGTGCTGCTCTATCGCGATGTCACCGTAACTGACCCCGACAGCGGCGAGATCCTCGGCAGCGTCCGCTATCCAAAGGTCCGAATGACTGTGACAAGCGTCGAGCCTCGATTCGCAGTGGCGCGAATTGGGAACGCCGGCATCCTCTGGTCCGTGACCTTGCCGCGAAAGCGCTTTGTCGGCGCGGGAGCAAGTGAATCTCCGGACAAGATCGCAGTAAGCGTCGGCGAGATCGCGGAGGTCTTTCGCGTCGACCCTGATCTGTGAAGCCGGAGCAGAAGCGGCGGCGGAGCAGGGACTGAGGCGGCTAATCGTCGCTCGTAAGGCGGTCCCTGAGCGTGCCAACTGCATTGGTGCAAGGGTTGCAATGGCGCTCAATGCGGGCGCCGTTCTGATTCGCTCTCGCTGGCGTCGCTGGCGTCGCTGGCGTCGTTGGCGGATGGGTTGATCCGGCGCAATATTGGTAGAGATGTATCAAACTAATTGGGTCAACCCCGCCGAGCCGCAGGCCCCGGTCGACGGGCGGAGCCCCATCCAGACGGTGCGCGTCGCATTCGACGAAGTCGACTCGGCGCCATCCGCCGACTGAACCACCGGACAGGACGCAACGGTGCGGACATGCAGGAACTGATCGGACGACTGACCGAACTCGATCCCGAGGCGACGGAGACGCTTCGGGTCGTCACGTACTTCGATGCACTTATGGCTGCCGGACTGGGAATCGAGGCGATCGTGCGCGCAGCCGCGGCCATGGCGGGAGTGCCAGCGGGAGCCCGCACGCCGCGCCGCTTCGCGCGGTTCACTCCCGACGGCCGTCGGCTTGGCCCGGATCCGGCTGTGCAGGGCCGGCACGCCATCGAATCGATGGAGGTTCAGGTGTGGATTGAGCGGGCGGGTGAGTCGCGGGCCAACGACGCGATGCTCTTGGAGCGATTCGCGGTCGCTGCGGTGACCGCCGAGCGGCGGGATTCGCCCACGCGATCGGCCGTTGACGTAGCGATCGACGCGACGCGGAGCGGCCAGGAGCGTGAGTCGGCGCTGGGGCGCATCGGCCTCGCACCGGGGGCGATGGTGAGGATCCTGCTGACGCCGGCGGCGGTCACCGACAAGCTGCCGATCTCGACCACCACGCTCACCTCGGCCGGGGTGCTGACCGTATTCGTCGCTCGCGACGGAGAGACGGTGGAGGCATCACGCTGCGGCGCCGGCACCCGCGTTCGCGCGGACCAGCTCCCGGCCTCGTTGCGCATGGCTGAGTTCGCGTTTCGACTCACGGATGACGACACTCCTGTCGTGGATGCGGAATCCCTCGGCATCCTCCTCGCCGCCGCGGCGGAGATGCTCGAAGCCAGTCCGCCGCCCCCTGACGTCACGGCGTTGGCGCAGCTCGACGATCGCCAACGCGACGTGCTGCACGCGTTGGTCGGGGCGGAGAGCGTGCGCGCCGCAGCCGTCGCGCTGCACATGCACCACTCGACGATGCAAGCGCGCCAGCAGGCGTTCGAGTCGCAGCTCGGGTACGATCCGCGTTCGCCGATTGGGCGAGCGCGCTACGAGCTTGCCCGCCTCGTGCTCCGGCTTGGGGGCACTGGCGCGCGCTGACCCATCCCAGCCGACGCGGCACCGCCCCACAGGATCTTCTGTCGGGCGGTGTCTGTCGCGTTCGTACGGCTACGCGTTCAGTCCGTGCCCCAGCCGGCCGGGCGGATCTGTGCCGTCAGGCGCCCAGCAGGCGGGCGACCCAGTTGTCGCGGGCGGCGGCGGCTGCGATTGACAGGGCTGCGTGCGGCGCAAAGCCCTCGAAGCCGTGGAAACCGCCTGACCAGATGTGCAACTCGGCGGAACCGCCGGCGGCCCAAATGCGTGATGCGTAGTCGACGGCCTCGTCGCGGAACACCTCGGCGGAGCCCGCGTCGATGAATGTCGGCGGTAGGCCCGAGAGATCGGTGGCGCGTGCCGGCGCGGCATAGATCGAAACGTCGTCGCCGGCGCGGCGGGGGCCCAGCAGCGCGGTCCAACCCATGACGTTCGAGCCACGATCCCAGGCGCCGATACCGTCGATCTGCTTGCTCGACGTCGTGGTGTCCCGGTCGTCGATCATCGGGCACATGAGCACCTGTCCGATCAGGGTGCCATCGATGCCTCGATCCCGGGCCAACAGGGTCGTTCCGGCGGTGAGCCCGCCCCCAGCGCTGGCGCCGAAGATCAGCAGCCGGCCGCGGTCGACGCCGACCTCGTCG is part of the Microbacterium sp. ET2 genome and harbors:
- a CDS encoding FlgT C-terminal domain-containing protein gives rise to the protein MSEENVVAVGKVATIIRDTEIALNIGSADGVEEGDTVLLYRDVTVTDPDSGEILGSVRYPKVRMTVTSVEPRFAVARIGNAGILWSVTLPRKRFVGAGASESPDKIAVSVGEIAEVFRVDPDL
- a CDS encoding helix-turn-helix domain-containing protein; translation: MQELIGRLTELDPEATETLRVVTYFDALMAAGLGIEAIVRAAAAMAGVPAGARTPRRFARFTPDGRRLGPDPAVQGRHAIESMEVQVWIERAGESRANDAMLLERFAVAAVTAERRDSPTRSAVDVAIDATRSGQERESALGRIGLAPGAMVRILLTPAAVTDKLPISTTTLTSAGVLTVFVARDGETVEASRCGAGTRVRADQLPASLRMAEFAFRLTDDDTPVVDAESLGILLAAAAEMLEASPPPPDVTALAQLDDRQRDVLHALVGAESVRAAAVALHMHHSTMQARQQAFESQLGYDPRSPIGRARYELARLVLRLGGTGAR
- a CDS encoding alpha/beta hydrolase, encoding MTTTIPAPPFDAELGAALSIANFPATQTVEMIPILRQGFPGMKPVDELLDEYGVDRRDVTISGYGRAEIEISILTPRNHTEPGPGIYYIHGGGMVSGDRFAGIHFALPWAVEHSAVVVTVEYRLAPEHPDPIPVEDCFAGLQWLVEHADEVGVDRGRLLIFGASAGGGLTAGTTLLARDRGIDGTLIGQVLMCPMIDDRDTTTSSKQIDGIGAWDRGSNVMGWTALLGPRRAGDDVSIYAAPARATDLSGLPPTFIDAGSAEVFRDEAVDYASRIWAAGGSAELHIWSGGFHGFEGFAPHAALSIAAAAARDNWVARLLGA